A window of Selenomonas ruminantium subsp. lactilytica TAM6421 contains these coding sequences:
- a CDS encoding helix-hairpin-helix domain-containing protein, with protein MPMYKKAMFILLIIVAAAAGGTYYGLYQEGQSVVLESAGTSDGNLPAKEITVYVTGAVNKPGLVKVPEGARAADAVNACGGLLPTADSEKVNMAQALKDGQQLKVPEKNPAANGSQTERSNKSKSADIGEKVNINTADEKALDTLPGIGPAMAKRIIEYRETEGAFQSIEDIKKIRGIGDAKFAKLKDKICI; from the coding sequence ATGCCAATGTACAAAAAGGCAATGTTTATCCTGCTGATTATCGTGGCTGCAGCAGCGGGCGGCACCTATTATGGGCTTTATCAGGAAGGACAGTCGGTGGTGCTGGAGTCAGCAGGAACGAGTGACGGTAATCTGCCGGCAAAGGAGATTACGGTTTATGTGACGGGGGCGGTAAACAAGCCGGGCTTGGTGAAGGTGCCGGAGGGAGCGCGGGCGGCCGATGCAGTCAATGCTTGCGGCGGTCTGCTGCCAACTGCGGACAGCGAAAAAGTCAATATGGCACAGGCCTTGAAGGACGGCCAGCAGCTGAAAGTGCCGGAGAAGAATCCCGCCGCAAATGGCAGTCAAACTGAGCGGTCAAACAAGTCAAAGTCAGCTGACATTGGGGAAAAGGTCAATATCAATACGGCAGACGAGAAGGCACTTGACACCTTGCCGGGAATCGGCCCGGCCATGGCCAAGCGGATCATTGAGTACCGGGAAACGGAAGGGGCGTTCCAGTCCATCGAGGATATCAAGAAAATCCGCGGCATTGGGGACGCGAAATTTGCCAAGCTGAAGGATAAGATCTGTATTTGA